In the genome of Oncorhynchus clarkii lewisi isolate Uvic-CL-2024 chromosome 4, UVic_Ocla_1.0, whole genome shotgun sequence, one region contains:
- the LOC139407999 gene encoding zinc finger protein 180-like translates to MQELAAASKDVAQKLIDSMPGRIAEVLKKEGERLDYLGSSGESQQHHEADKADQSLSKSEHLKKHQQRPTGKKCHCCSDCGKRFNSSGDLKIHQRIHTGEKSFGCDQCGKRFTDSSSLKSHQKTHTGDKSYSCYQCGKSCTTSSHLIVHQRTHTGEKPFSCDQCGKKFTVSNSLMVHQRIHTGKKPYSCSQCGKSFTQPESLIVHQRIHTGEKPYICYQCGKSCTTSSHLIVHQRTHTGEKPFSCHQCGKRFGTSSHLIVHHRTHTGERPFSCSQCGKSFSQSSDLTVHQRTHTGEKPYSCGQCGKSFVQSGHLTVHQRTHTGEKPYSCGQCGKSFSTSGYLTIHQRTHTGGKLCSCHKCDKKFSDKRLLIKHQKIHT, encoded by the coding sequence gagagagacttgATTATCTCGGGTCCTCTGGGGAGTCTCAACAACATCATGAAGCTGACAAGGCAGATCAGAGTCTCTCCAaatcagaacacctcaagaaacaccaaCAGAGACCCACCGGGAAGAAATGTcattgctgctctgactgtgggaagagattcaacTCTTCAGGAGACCTTAAAATACATCAAagaattcacactggagagaaatcttttggctgtgatcaatgtgggaagagatttactgATTCAAGCAGCCTGAAATCacaccagaaaacacacacaggagataaatcCTATAGCTGTTATCAATGTGGGAAAAGTTGTACTACATCTAGCCATCTAattgtacaccagagaacacacacaggagagaaaccttttagctgtgatcaatgtgggaagaaatTTACTGTGTCAAACTCCTTGATGgtgcaccagagaatacacacaggaaagaaaccttatagctgtagtcaatgtgggaagagttttactcaacCAGAAAGCCTGATTgtgcaccagagaatacacacaggagagaaaccttatatatgttatcaatgtgggaagagttgtACGACATCTAGCCATCTAattgtacaccagagaacacacacaggagagaaaccttttagctgtcatcaatgtgggaagaggtttGGTACATCTAGCCATCTAATTGTACACCaccgaacacacacaggagagagaccttttagctgtagtcaatgtgggaagagttttagtcAATCTAGTGATCTGACagtgcaccagagaacacacacaggagagaaaccttacagctgtggtcaatgtgggaagagttttgttcaatctggccatctgacagtgcaccagagaacacacacaggagagaaaccttatagctgtggtcaatgtgggaagagttttagtaCATCTGGGTAtctgactatacaccagagaacacacacaggggggAAACTTTGTAGCTGTCATAAATGTGACAAGAAATTCTCAGATAAAAGACttctgatcaaacatcagaaaatacatacatga